Proteins encoded within one genomic window of Glycine soja cultivar W05 chromosome 1, ASM419377v2, whole genome shotgun sequence:
- the LOC114421393 gene encoding dof zinc finger protein DOF5.1-like: MIQELLGGASASLIAGERKISITNGGGALLLTPPTSSSPSLSPSCTTSITTSTATATSSNSENQNLRCPRCDSSNTKFCYYNNYNLTQPRHFCKTCRRYWTKGGALRNVPIGGGCRKSKSSGMSNSVAKQTATKMKAVASELGRSSSQGLLDQELPQTPAILWGSPQNSQLMALLRANQNHNPNPNPSPMSIVVKGEGNLMGSHHMVAEPLLANGLLNPRTSLGFDGVGEVLPSLGLCGSFWRNNQDQTQQQNNGFALGEHQSSGVQELYHKLRSSSSSINYCGSDNSPVFLSNMASSSSSLSNILESSSVSGSEFGCWNPTLSWSDLPTTNGAYP; encoded by the coding sequence atgaTCCAAGAACTGTTGGGTGGTGCTAGTGCTAGCCTCATAGcaggagaaagaaaaatctcCATTACTAACGGAGGAGGAGCACTTCTACTAACACCACCCACttcatcttctccttctctATCACCTTCTTGCACAACAAGCATAACCACTTCCACCGCCACCGCCACCTCGTCGAATTCAGAGAACCAAAACTTGAGGTGCCCTCGTTGTGATTCATCAAACACAAAGTTCTGTTACTACAACAACTACAACCTCACTCAGCCTCGTCACTTCTGCAAAACATGTCGCCGGTACTGGACCAAAGGCGGCGCTCTCAGGAATGTTCCCATCGGTGGTGGCTGCCGGAAAAGCAAAAGCTCCGGCATGTCCAACTCGGTTGCCAAGCAAACCGCCACAAAGATGAAAGCAGTGGCATCAGAGCTTGGAAGGTCGTCGTCACAAGGACTCTTGGACCAAGAGCTTCCGCAAACCCCAGCAATCCTGTGGGGTTCTCCACAAAATTCTCAACTGATGGCTTTACTAAGAGCTAACCAAAaccataaccctaaccctaaccctagtcCAATGTCAATTGTTGTCAAGGGAGAAGGGAACTTAATGGGATCTCACCACATGGTGGCTGAGCCATTGCTCGCAAATGGGTTGTTGAATCCTAGAACTAGTCTAGGCTTTGATGGTGTGGGAGAAGTACTTCCTTCACTGGGTCTATGCGGCTCTTTTTGGAGGAACAATCAAGATCAGACTCAGCAACAAAACAACGGTTTTGCACTTGGAGAACATCAAAGTAGTGGAGTTCAAGAACTTTACCACAAGCTCAGGTCATCGTCATCATCAATTAATTATTGTGGCAGTGATAACTCACCAGTGTTTCTAAGCAacatggcttcttcttcctcttctttgtcCAACATTTTGGAGTCATCTTCAGTTTCTGGGAGTGAATTCGGGTGCTGGAATCCAACCCTTTCCTGGTCTGATCTTCCCACTACCAATGGAGCATATCCTTAA
- the LOC114421347 gene encoding thioredoxin-like protein HCF164, chloroplastic, giving the protein MARLISSNPIALHRFQPCLPISRHFSANPRRRRPTNTRKLQTLACQTNPNLDQKDTPTTDEEKLVVEPSTSTTTSSLPQLPTKNINNKIALVSTLAALGLFLSARLDFGVSLKDLSANAMPYEEALSNGKPTVVEFYADWCEVCRELAPDVYKVEQQFKDRVNFVMLNVDNTKWEQELDEFGVEGIPHFAFLDKEGNEEGNVVGRLPRQYLLENVDALARGEASVPHARVVGQYSSAEARKVHQVADPRSHG; this is encoded by the exons ATGGCTCGCCTAATATCTTCAAACCCCATCGCCCTCCACAGATTTCAACCATGCCTTCCAATTTCTCGTCACTTCTCCGCAAATCCTCGCCGCCGCCGTCCCACCAACACCCGCAAATTACAGACCTTAGCGTGCCAAACAAACCCCAACCTTGATCAAAAGGATACCCCTACCACG GATGAAGAAAAACTTGTGGTCGAGCCCAGCACGAGTACAACAACAAGTTCTCTTCCTCAATTGCCGACCaaaaacatcaacaacaaaatcGCACTTGTTTCTACCTTAGCGGCCTTGGGGCTTTTCTTATCTGCCAGGTTGGATTTCGGTGTTTCCCTCAAGGATCTCTCTGCCAATGCAATGCCTTACGAAGAG GCTCTCTCCAATGGGAAGCCCACTGTGGTGGAGTTTTATGCAGATTGGTGTGAGGTATGCCGGGAATTAGCTCCTGACGTCTACAAAGTAGAGCAGCAATTCAA GGATCGAGTTAATTTTGTGATGTTGAATGTTGATAACACAAAGTGGGAGCAAGAGCTTGACGAGTTTGGCGTGGAGGGTATTCCACACTTTGCATTCCTGGATAAAGAAGGAAATGAGGAGGGCAATGTGGTCGGTAGGCTACCAAGACAGTACTTGCTTGAAAATGTGGATGCCCTTGCTCGTGGAGAAGCATCTGTTCCTCATGCTCGTGTTGTAGGTCAATATTCAAGTGCTGAGGCAAGGAAGGTGCATCAAGTTGCTGATCCAAGAAGTCATGGTTAG
- the LOC114421366 gene encoding polyneuridine-aldehyde esterase-like isoform X1 — protein sequence MAAYGINQKQKGELNSITEYFEPLMEFLLSLAEEEQVILVGHSFGRLCISVAMELFPTKIAAAVFDKTPRGLDPGIVTIETLSYLW from the exons ATGGCTGCATATGGCATCAATCAAAAGCAGAAGGGCGAGCTTAATTCGATCACAGAATATTTTGAGCCATTGATGGAATTTCTGCTGTCTTTGGCAGAAGAAGAGCAAGTAATCCTTGTGGGTCATAGCTTTGGTCGTCTATGCATATCTGTAGCCATGGAATTGTTCCCTACCAAGATTGCAGCTGCAGTATTTGATAAAACTCCAAGAG GACTTGACCCTGGCATTGTCACTATTGAGACCCTTTCCTATCTTTGGTGA
- the LOC114421366 gene encoding polyneuridine-aldehyde esterase-like isoform X2: protein MAAYGINQKQKGELNSITEYFEPLMEFLLSLAEEEQVILVGHSFGRLCISVAMELFPTKIAAAVFDKTPRVSRWLC from the exons ATGGCTGCATATGGCATCAATCAAAAGCAGAAGGGCGAGCTTAATTCGATCACAGAATATTTTGAGCCATTGATGGAATTTCTGCTGTCTTTGGCAGAAGAAGAGCAAGTAATCCTTGTGGGTCATAGCTTTGGTCGTCTATGCATATCTGTAGCCATGGAATTGTTCCCTACCAAGATTGCAGCTGCAGTATTTGATAAAACTCCAAGAG TTTCCAGGTGGCTTTGCTAG
- the LOC114421357 gene encoding uncharacterized protein LOC114421357: MVCAISSSPFSTLSFRRLVVRNATPSPCKPRAVKPLTALPSAGRRQLLFFLTATTALTAREAASVAQDIPLFGIRKSLKKVEEEAEEIVREGFEAADKGLVAAEKGLETAEKGLVAAEKGIEEAEREIEETVSFGGLAQAGAVAGAEVFGILVATAVVNGILGPEAQKS; encoded by the coding sequence ATGGTTTGTGCAATCTCGTCATCACCGTTCTCAACTCTCTCGTTTCGGCGTCTCGTCGTACGCAATGCGACGCCGTCTCCGTGCAAGCCGCGTGCCGTTAAACCCTTAACGGCACTTCCGAGCGCGGGGCGGAGGCAGTTGCTGTTTTTTCTGACGGCGACGACGGCGTTGACGGCGAGGGAAGCGGCGTCCGTGGCGCAGGACATTCCCTTGTTCGGGATACGGAAGAGTCTGAAGAAGGTGGAGGAGGAAGCGGAGGAGATTGTGAGAGAGGGATTTGAGGCTGCGGATAAGGGATTGGTGGCGGCGGAGAAGGGGCTGGAGACGGCGGAGAAGGGGTTGGTGGCGGCGGAGAAGGGGATAGAGGAAGCGGAGAGGGAGATAGAGGAGACGGTGAGTTTTGGGGGGTTGGCGCAGGCGGGAGCGGTGGCGGGAGCGgaggtttttgggattttggttgCAACGGCAGTGGTGAACGGTATTTTGGGTCCTGAAGCTCAAAAATCGTGA